A window of Dysidea avara chromosome 1, odDysAvar1.4, whole genome shotgun sequence genomic DNA:
CTCATTGTTGTATCCTTAGGAAGACATATCGGAGAAGAATCATTACTACTGACTGGCATGGATAACTTCAGCAATGCAATGTTGTAGTCAACAACTTTATTCTGATATCCTACGTGGCAATATACAGCAGAAATAGTGCGAACAATTTCATTAGTTTGCGTCACAGGACATTTAGCCAGTTTATGAAGATATATTAAAATGTTAGAGTAGTCTAATCCACAAATACACTCTGCGGATGTCAGTACCCACTGATCATTGATGAGACTGCCTGAACACAAAAACGATGAGTTATTGTTAGTAGCATTAACACATAACTGAACATGCCAGCTGAACTTCCTCCTGTGTACATTTCCTGAATTACCGCCATTAACAGCTACATTACTAACACCACATTCAATACAAGTCTTTCCATCACTAGCTAGAGCAAATGAAGGAGGACACTGGCAATAGTAGCTGCCTTGTGTGTTCACACATTCTCCATCACATAATGTAGATTCCATTGCCGGCAATTTACACTCATTAATATCTAAATTTGAAAAACACAATTAAATGGCAAATGTGTTACAATTCAAACAATACTATACATTTCCTAGTATAAATATAGCTCAAATACATACCTTTGTAACAATGAATATACCACTTGTAATGTTTGGCATTAAAACAGGATAAATATTAAATTATTACACAGACTATAGCTACATTAATGGGAAAGAATAGTCAAAACACTACTGAAACAATTGTAAGCTTGTGGAACGTAGCAATAGGTAATTACCCCCTGCCATTCTTAAATGACAGTGATGGCATcactcaaatgcaacgttgTCCTGAACAAGTGCAAGCAATTacaaaactcactaattaaagggcgtggtaCCCGTTTcgcttgcgagtattcatcccaaatgaaaagGGGTGAATTTTCAtgagcaaaatgggtgccataCCCAAGTTTTTTAATTGCCCGCACTCATGCAAGACGattttacatttgagtgatACATACAGGGGGGGGGTATGtgctgtatgaaaatttctggTAGCAAAACGTTTACCTAAGAAAGCAGGGACAACAGAAAGAAACACACTCATGTATTGTAACTCTGGTGGTACATGAAATATCAACATAGGTAAGTATGGATTTTGATAgatactgtatacagtactgatttctatgtatttgtattttagtCACCACAACGACTCAGCAATCATCTACTAGATGTTGCTGTTTAGTAACAAACATATTCCATACCAACACAATGTGAAGCATTCAACAAATCCACTCGGTATCCTGGTCTGCACATACAGAGCACAACTCCATTATCATCAACATTGGCAAAATGAGCACAATTAGTGGCACCAACATCAGTACAAgtatcagctacaaaatagtaaTAAATGATTGTTGTGCAGGAAATTTTTGGATACAATAGTTTATGTAACTTTTCAATTATTGACTACTATGCCTCCTTGAGCTGTACCTTTAAATTGATTGATTCATTTTAGGTGCAGATCATTCTCATGATAGCGGTTAAACCGATTAATATTTCTAAATTTTCGTTTGCTCTttttatgacataattatgactactaaacctgcacataccacatcaaagtagccattatgcttGGATGTTCCTTCTGTTACACATCATTACAGTACAAAAAGTGTCTCTGTAATCCTCACTAGTCAAGTGCCAATCAGCTGGATAAACAAGTAACCAAATTATGTGGTTGGCTTCTTGCTAGTGGGGATATTGGTGACTACATTATGGTCAATACCACTAAACCTTGTGTAAACACTAGACTAATTAGATTCATGTAGCTCCACTGAAAGTGGTTtgtaggaaaatccctactttggcaatacacaaattataaatttaaatttCATTTCAACTACTAGGTAGATATTATAGTATTTGCATGAGACATACCAACACACATGGGAGGCTCTGAGTTCCAATTTCCATCTGGCAAGCATCTAGCTGTAGTATTTCCAACAAGTCTGTATCCATTATAACATCCATAAGCTACTAATTTGTTATTATCACTAACAGTCACAAAACCATTTTGTATTCTAAGATTTGTAGGACATTGAGCTAAAAGGTATACAGTATTAACAGCTTATGAGTGTTACCAGTACAATTTTATACCTGTCACAGTAATTATAGCTTCTCTTGATATAGTCTCTCCATCCTGATTTCTAGTCACACAGACATATGATCCAGTATCTGATGGTACAGTGTTTATAATAGTTAGTTGTTTGCTATTAATCCCACTAGCCCTGTTGGTATCTACTTCACCATCAACACGTTGCCAGTGATAAAAGGTATCACCATAACTCTCAGCTTCACAATTGAGTGACACGCTAGTACCCTGTCCAACAGTGACATCTTCAGGCTGCATACTGATATGAGGAGGAGGTACTAAAGGTAGAAAATTCACAGCAAAACATTCAGCTACACATCTGACATGCGAACACAAAATGCAGAGAAACTCTAAACAGATTGACTATTGAGGTTGCAACAACTTTTAGAAACATACAGGAGTATTATATTAACACAACAATACAGACATCTTTTCAACAAGCCGTACTTTGCACAGTCAGTTGCACACAATCTGATTCAG
This region includes:
- the LOC136262297 gene encoding coagulation factor IX-like; this encodes MLPAKAVTATQDTKIDESTTTGFLIISDVTAHDAGEYCCIASNEAGQAESDCVQLTVQIPPPHISMQPEDVTVGQGTSVSLNCEAESYGDTFYHWQRVDGEVDTNRASGINSKQLTIINTVPSDTGSYVCVTRNQDGETISREAIITVTAQCPTNLRIQNGFVTVSDNNKLVAYGCYNGYRLVGNTTARCLPDGNWNSEPPMCVADTCTDVGATNCAHFANVDDNGVVLCMCRPGYRVDLLNASHCVDINECKLPAMESTLCDGECVNTQGSYYCQCPPSFALASDGKTCIECGVSNVAVNGGNSGNVHRRKFSWHVQLCVNATNNNSSFLCSGSLINDQWVLTSAECICGLDYSNILIYLHKLAKCPVTQTNEIVRTISAVYCHVGYQNKVVDYNIALLKLSMPVSSNDSSPICLPKDTTMRRDFHDFVHGVFVTGWGSSSHLRYSKLSTVPSNICKKSYGGDYDIETNAICTDKYDPNGTCDDGSPMVYQIRSPRAWFVMVGIANSKCQATLPYDVYTSALPATNVLPWIVKTTGLHI